Proteins encoded in a region of the Oceanibaculum nanhaiense genome:
- a CDS encoding phosphoglycerate kinase — protein MARFKTIDDLAVAGKRVLVRADLNVPMQDGKVSDATRIERLAPTLLELADKGARVVVLSHFGRPKGKPDAAYSLRPLVGSLSAALGGRSVAFAGDCVGEAAKAVVDGLADGGIALLENTRFHEGEEKNDPALAQAMADLGDFYVNDAFSAAHRAHASTEGIARLLPSAAGRLMQQELEALEKALTSPQRPVMAVVGGAKVSSKLDLLGNLVARVDKLAIGGGMANTFLFAKGVEVGKSLCERDLAETAREILAKAEAANCTILLQTDAVVADALAEGAKTAVVGIDAVPADRMILDIGPKTAEAWQAEMAECRTLVWNGPVGAFETAPFDAGTVALARAAARLTESGMLLSVAGGGDTVAALNHAGVEESFSYVSSAGGAFLEWLEGKTLPGVAALMQG, from the coding sequence ATGGCCCGATTCAAGACCATTGATGACCTCGCCGTCGCCGGCAAGCGCGTGCTGGTGCGCGCCGATCTCAACGTGCCGATGCAGGACGGCAAGGTCAGCGACGCCACCCGCATCGAGCGGTTGGCCCCGACGCTGCTGGAGCTGGCGGACAAGGGTGCCAGGGTGGTCGTGCTGTCGCATTTCGGCCGGCCCAAGGGCAAGCCGGACGCCGCCTATTCGCTGCGTCCGCTGGTGGGCTCGCTGTCGGCGGCGCTGGGCGGGCGCTCGGTCGCCTTCGCCGGGGATTGCGTGGGCGAGGCCGCAAAAGCCGTGGTGGACGGGCTGGCCGATGGTGGCATCGCGCTGCTGGAAAACACCCGCTTCCATGAAGGCGAGGAGAAGAACGATCCGGCTCTCGCCCAGGCGATGGCCGATCTGGGCGATTTCTATGTGAACGACGCCTTCTCGGCGGCGCACCGTGCACACGCTTCGACCGAGGGCATCGCCCGGTTGCTGCCCAGCGCCGCCGGGCGCTTGATGCAGCAGGAGCTGGAGGCGCTGGAAAAGGCGCTGACCAGCCCGCAGCGCCCGGTCATGGCGGTGGTCGGCGGCGCCAAGGTCTCCAGCAAGCTGGACCTGCTCGGCAATCTCGTCGCCAGGGTGGACAAGCTGGCGATCGGCGGCGGCATGGCCAACACCTTCCTGTTCGCCAAGGGCGTCGAGGTCGGCAAGTCGCTGTGCGAGCGCGATCTGGCCGAGACCGCGCGCGAAATTCTGGCGAAGGCCGAGGCGGCGAACTGCACGATCCTGCTGCAGACCGATGCGGTGGTGGCCGATGCGCTGGCCGAAGGGGCGAAGACGGCGGTGGTCGGAATCGATGCCGTGCCGGCCGACCGCATGATTCTCGATATCGGGCCGAAGACGGCCGAAGCCTGGCAGGCCGAAATGGCCGAATGCCGCACGCTGGTCTGGAACGGCCCGGTCGGTGCCTTCGAGACCGCGCCCTTCGATGCCGGCACGGTGGCGCTGGCCCGCGCGGCCGCACGGCTGACCGAATCCGGTATGCTGCTCTCCGTCGCCGGCGGCGGCGATACGGTGGCCGCCCTCAACCATGCCGGGGTGGAGGAGAGTTTCTCCTACGTCTCCTCCGCCGGTGGCGCCTTCCTGGAATGGCTGGAAGGCAAGACCCTACCCGGCGTTGCCGCGCTCATGCAGGGGTGA
- a CDS encoding NAD(P)H-dependent oxidoreductase: MNLHSMLQARAAEGRPVTVGLIGAGKFGSMFLAQARLTPGMQIAAVADLSPDRARASLKRTFWPEAQFGARSIEEALKTGKTHITDNTMAMISAPGIEVIVDATGHPAAGIRHVLECCRQGKHIVMVNVEADALAGPALAEEARKAGIVYSLAYGDQPALIAEMVDWARTSGFEVVAAGKGTKYLPSYHQSTPQTVWEHFGFTEEQLAKGDFNPQMFNSFVDGTKSGIEMAAVANACGLTPPSDGLLFPPAGVDSLHDVLRPKAKGGVLEGEGMVEVVSSLNRDGSDVFRDLRWGVYVVFKGANQYVHDCFAQYGLLTDESGTYTSMYKPFHLIGLELGISVANAALRKEPTGQPRAFRGDVVATSKRDLAPGETLDGEGGYTVWGKLLPAEASLKLGGVPIGLAHGIKVTRPVKAGQPVTWADVEAKQDEATAYRRAMERRYAGGAETRAAE; encoded by the coding sequence ATGAACCTCCACAGCATGTTGCAGGCCCGCGCCGCCGAAGGCCGCCCGGTCACGGTCGGGCTCATCGGCGCCGGCAAGTTCGGCTCCATGTTCCTGGCCCAGGCTCGGCTGACTCCGGGGATGCAGATCGCCGCTGTCGCCGATCTGTCGCCCGACCGCGCGCGCGCCTCGCTGAAACGCACCTTCTGGCCGGAGGCGCAGTTCGGCGCGCGCTCCATCGAAGAGGCGCTGAAGACCGGCAAGACCCATATCACCGACAACACGATGGCGATGATATCCGCCCCCGGCATTGAGGTGATCGTCGATGCCACCGGCCATCCCGCCGCCGGGATCCGCCATGTGCTGGAATGCTGCCGCCAAGGCAAGCACATCGTCATGGTGAATGTCGAGGCCGACGCGCTGGCCGGCCCGGCCCTGGCCGAGGAAGCCCGCAAGGCCGGCATCGTCTATAGCCTCGCCTATGGCGACCAGCCGGCACTGATCGCCGAGATGGTGGACTGGGCGCGCACGTCAGGTTTCGAGGTGGTAGCCGCCGGCAAGGGCACGAAATACCTGCCCTCCTATCACCAATCGACGCCGCAGACGGTGTGGGAGCATTTCGGCTTCACTGAGGAGCAGCTGGCCAAGGGCGATTTCAACCCGCAGATGTTCAATTCCTTCGTCGATGGCACCAAGTCGGGCATCGAGATGGCCGCCGTCGCCAATGCCTGCGGCCTGACCCCGCCCTCCGACGGGTTGCTGTTCCCGCCCGCCGGGGTCGATAGCCTGCATGATGTCCTGCGCCCGAAGGCCAAGGGCGGCGTGCTGGAGGGCGAAGGCATGGTGGAGGTCGTCTCCAGCCTGAACCGCGATGGCAGTGACGTGTTCCGCGATCTGCGCTGGGGCGTCTATGTCGTGTTCAAGGGCGCCAATCAGTATGTCCATGACTGCTTCGCACAGTACGGGCTGCTGACCGATGAGAGCGGCACCTACACCTCAATGTACAAGCCCTTCCACCTGATCGGGCTGGAACTCGGCATTTCCGTCGCCAACGCCGCGCTGCGCAAGGAGCCGACCGGCCAGCCCCGCGCCTTCCGCGGTGACGTGGTGGCCACATCCAAGCGCGACCTTGCCCCCGGCGAGACGCTGGACGGCGAAGGCGGCTACACGGTCTGGGGCAAGCTGCTGCCGGCCGAGGCCTCGCTGAAGCTGGGCGGCGTGCCGATCGGCCTCGCCCATGGCATCAAGGTGACCAGACCGGTGAAGGCCGGCCAGCCGGTCACCTGGGCCGATGTCGAGGCCAAGCAGGACGAGGCCACGGCCTATCGCCGGGCGATGGAACGGCGCTATGCAGGGGGTGCCGAAACGCGGGCGGCGGAATAG
- a CDS encoding phytanoyl-CoA dioxygenase family protein, protein MQLTQDQLDQFERDGYVFIPDLFSAEEIAVMKGEVPALFAQDRPENVRERVSGKVRTNFAAHTYNDVYRKVSRHPRLIGPAQQLLGGPVYIHQFKINGKAAFDGDIWQWHQDYGTWQADDAMPEPRAMNFAVYLDEVNEYNGPLMLIPGSHRKGAIPAAHDLSTTSYPLWVINNDTIRQLVDEGGIVAPKGGPGSALFFHGCLVHGSTSNMSPWDRWVVYVTANRTDNAIRQFKRPEYIAHRDFTPIELEADDCLLAHRRTAAE, encoded by the coding sequence ATGCAACTGACCCAGGACCAGCTCGACCAGTTCGAGCGCGACGGCTATGTCTTCATCCCCGATCTGTTCAGCGCCGAGGAAATCGCCGTGATGAAGGGCGAGGTGCCGGCGCTGTTCGCCCAGGACCGCCCGGAAAATGTGCGCGAGCGCGTCTCCGGCAAGGTGCGCACCAACTTCGCCGCGCACACCTATAACGATGTCTATCGCAAGGTTTCGCGCCATCCCCGCCTGATCGGGCCGGCGCAGCAACTGCTCGGCGGGCCGGTCTATATCCATCAGTTCAAGATCAACGGCAAGGCCGCCTTCGACGGCGATATCTGGCAATGGCACCAGGATTACGGCACCTGGCAGGCCGACGACGCGATGCCGGAGCCGCGCGCGATGAACTTCGCCGTCTATCTGGACGAGGTGAACGAGTATAACGGCCCACTGATGCTGATTCCCGGCAGCCACCGCAAGGGCGCCATCCCGGCGGCGCACGACCTGTCCACCACCTCCTACCCGCTCTGGGTCATCAACAATGACACGATCCGCCAGCTGGTGGATGAGGGCGGCATCGTCGCCCCCAAGGGCGGGCCGGGTTCGGCGCTGTTCTTCCATGGCTGCCTGGTGCATGGCTCGACCAGCAACATGTCGCCCTGGGACCGCTGGGTGGTCTATGTCACCGCCAACCGCACCGACAATGCGATCCGCCAGTTCAAGCGGCCGGAATACATCGCGCATCGCGATTTCACCCCGATCGAGCTGGAGGCCGACGATTGCCTGCTGGCGCACCGCCGCACGGCCGCCGAGTAA
- a CDS encoding GntR family transcriptional regulator: MKPITLQPQLADRVYDAILDAICDGQLEAGQRVTQEELAASLNVSRQPVIQALMLLKRQGFLEEAGRRGLRVVPLDEAAISHVYEVRGALDGLAARAAATRNAARARADGPALIAAGRAGAETGSVAERTAQDLAFHRFLYALSGNPLIEDAISTHMQHSRRIMGSVLRARSRARDVWDEHEAILDAIIAGDGDRAEALARAHTARAAENLIAALKQGGQTDAA; this comes from the coding sequence ATGAAGCCGATCACCCTGCAGCCGCAGCTCGCCGACCGGGTCTATGATGCCATTCTGGATGCGATCTGCGACGGCCAGCTGGAAGCCGGGCAGAGGGTCACGCAGGAGGAGCTGGCGGCCAGCCTGAATGTCTCGCGCCAGCCAGTCATCCAGGCGCTGATGCTGCTGAAGCGCCAGGGCTTCCTGGAGGAGGCCGGCCGGCGCGGCCTGCGCGTGGTGCCGCTGGACGAGGCCGCGATCTCCCATGTCTATGAGGTGCGCGGCGCGTTGGATGGGCTGGCTGCCCGTGCCGCCGCTACCCGCAATGCTGCCCGCGCCCGTGCCGATGGCCCAGCGCTGATCGCCGCCGGCCGCGCCGGGGCCGAGACCGGCAGCGTCGCCGAGCGCACCGCGCAGGATCTGGCCTTCCATCGCTTCCTCTATGCGCTGAGCGGCAATCCGCTGATCGAGGATGCGATTTCCACCCACATGCAGCACAGCCGCCGGATCATGGGCAGCGTGCTGCGCGCCCGCAGCCGCGCCCGCGATGTCTGGGACGAGCATGAAGCCATTCTCGACGCCATCATCGCCGGCGATGGCGATCGCGCCGAGGCACTGGCCCGCGCCCATACCGCCCGGGCTGCCGAAAACCTTATCGCCGCCCTGAAACAGGGCGGTCAGACCGACGCGGCGTAA
- a CDS encoding MaoC family dehydratase — MTTPAPKSSPGNFFEDFRLGQSFRHATPRTVTTGDVALNLALTGSRFPVQSAAGFAGSIGLLGAPLDDLLVFHIAIAKTVPDISVNAIANLGYADLRFETRAYPGDTLSTVSEVTGLRPTSDGKAGIVYVRSLTRNQYDETVVSWNRWVMVRKRNESAATPETHIPDLPSLVPADTLTVPSGADFSGYDAEAAGSPHLWEDYVAGERIDHIDGMSIGDSEHMMATRLYQNTARVHLDRHLAQSSRFGRPLVYGGHVMSLARALSFNGLANAAFIAAINGGRHAAPSFAGDTIYAWSQVLDRQPIPERTDVGALRLRTVAAKDRPCGEFPGAEGDDPSVVLDLDYWVLMPRRG; from the coding sequence ATGACGACTCCCGCGCCGAAATCCAGCCCCGGCAATTTCTTCGAGGATTTCCGACTCGGCCAGAGCTTCCGCCACGCCACCCCGCGCACCGTGACCACCGGCGATGTGGCGCTGAACCTGGCGCTGACCGGCAGCCGCTTTCCGGTGCAGTCCGCCGCCGGTTTCGCCGGCTCCATCGGCCTGCTGGGCGCGCCACTGGACGATCTGCTGGTCTTCCACATCGCCATTGCCAAGACGGTGCCGGATATCTCGGTGAACGCCATCGCCAATCTGGGCTATGCCGATCTGCGCTTCGAAACCCGCGCCTATCCGGGCGACACGCTGTCCACAGTCTCGGAGGTGACCGGTCTGCGCCCGACCTCCGACGGCAAGGCCGGCATCGTCTATGTGCGCTCCCTGACCCGCAACCAGTATGACGAGACGGTGGTGAGCTGGAACCGCTGGGTAATGGTGCGCAAGCGGAACGAATCGGCGGCAACGCCCGAAACCCATATCCCCGACCTGCCATCGCTGGTCCCCGCCGACACGCTGACCGTGCCGTCGGGCGCGGATTTCAGCGGCTACGATGCGGAGGCCGCCGGCTCCCCCCATCTGTGGGAGGACTATGTCGCGGGTGAGCGGATCGACCATATCGACGGCATGAGCATCGGGGACTCCGAGCACATGATGGCGACGCGGCTCTACCAGAATACCGCGCGGGTGCATCTCGACCGGCATCTGGCGCAGAGCAGCCGGTTCGGAAGGCCGCTAGTCTATGGCGGGCATGTCATGTCGCTGGCCCGCGCGCTCAGTTTCAACGGGCTGGCCAACGCCGCCTTCATCGCCGCCATCAATGGCGGACGGCACGCCGCCCCCAGCTTCGCCGGCGACACAATCTACGCCTGGAGCCAGGTGCTGGACCGCCAGCCGATCCCGGAGCGCACGGATGTCGGCGCGCTGCGCCTGCGCACCGTGGCGGCGAAGGACCGGCCCTGCGGAGAGTTCCCCGGCGCCGAGGGCGACGACCCGTCGGTTGTGCTCGACCTCGATTATTGGGTGCTGATGCCGCGCCGGGGATAG
- the pdxY gene encoding pyridoxal kinase — protein sequence MNVLSIQSAVAYGHVGNAAAQPALHRLGHTVWRVDTVVFSNHPGHGKFAGQVRPAAEVGAILQGLADLGVSRDCAAVLSGYLGEAGTAGVVAEAVTQVKRANPQAVYLLDPVMGDAGRVYVRDGVPLAMAGTLLPLADIVAPNAFELSLLADRPVSDMATAIAAARVLLARSVGLGPSLVLATGLRLEGGRVATLAVTQTEAHAVTAPWIDRPIFGTGDLFGALFLGHWLEAPGDAVRALRLAASGMAEAVAATDAAQASELALIPNLQRICHPPALLPAERV from the coding sequence ATGAACGTGCTTTCCATCCAGTCCGCCGTTGCCTATGGCCATGTCGGCAATGCCGCCGCGCAGCCGGCGCTGCACCGGCTGGGCCATACGGTCTGGCGGGTCGATACGGTGGTTTTCTCCAACCATCCGGGGCATGGAAAGTTTGCCGGCCAGGTGCGCCCGGCGGCGGAGGTGGGCGCGATCCTGCAAGGCCTCGCCGATCTCGGCGTGTCTCGCGATTGCGCCGCTGTGCTGTCCGGTTATCTGGGCGAGGCAGGAACCGCCGGGGTCGTCGCCGAAGCCGTTACGCAGGTGAAACGGGCCAACCCGCAGGCCGTCTATCTGCTCGATCCGGTGATGGGCGATGCGGGCCGCGTCTATGTGCGTGACGGCGTGCCGCTGGCGATGGCCGGCACGCTGCTGCCGCTGGCCGATATCGTGGCGCCGAATGCGTTCGAACTGTCGTTGCTGGCGGACAGGCCGGTCAGCGACATGGCGACGGCCATCGCGGCGGCGCGGGTGCTGCTGGCGCGCAGCGTGGGATTGGGGCCATCGCTGGTGCTGGCGACGGGGCTGCGGCTGGAGGGCGGCAGGGTCGCCACGCTGGCGGTGACACAGACGGAAGCGCATGCCGTTACCGCACCCTGGATCGACCGGCCGATCTTCGGCACCGGCGACCTGTTCGGCGCGCTGTTTCTCGGGCACTGGCTGGAGGCGCCGGGGGATGCGGTGCGGGCGCTGCGGCTGGCTGCCAGCGGTATGGCCGAGGCCGTCGCCGCCACCGATGCGGCGCAAGCCTCGGAGCTGGCGCTGATCCCCAATCTGCAGCGCATCTGCCATCCGCCGGCGCTGCTGCCGGCGGAACGTGTCTAG
- the purH gene encoding bifunctional phosphoribosylaminoimidazolecarboxamide formyltransferase/IMP cyclohydrolase, whose translation MADANLVSIRRALISVSDKTGLVELGQFLAGHGVEILSTGGSAKALAAAGVPVTEVADHTGFPEIMDGRVKTLHPTIHGGLLARRDLPEHVAAMEANGIAPIDLLVVNLYPFEATVAKGADFDEAIENIDIGGPAMIRAAAKNHGFVAVVVDPADYAPLKQEMAENKGAVSLALRRKLAAAAYARTGAYDAAISTWFAGQLGDTFPRRIAIGGELKQVLRYGENPHQQAAFYTGGAPRIGIATATQVQGKELSFNNLNDTDAAFELVSEFTEPAVAIIKHANPCGVAQGADIAEAYARALRCDPVSAFGGIIAVNRTLDAATTEQISRILTEVIIAPDADDEAKELLAKKKNLRLLLTGGMPDPRAGGMTLRSLAGGYLLQTRDNGHITASDLKVVTKRQPTDKEIADLLFAFTVCKHVKSNAIVYVKDGATVGIGAGQMSRVDSSRIAASKSQDAAEAAGETEALTRGSVVASDAFFPFADGLLAAVEAGATAVIHPGGSMRDNEVIAAADEAGIAMVFTGMRHFRH comes from the coding sequence ATGGCCGACGCCAATCTGGTATCCATCCGCCGCGCGCTGATTTCCGTTTCCGACAAGACCGGACTTGTCGAGCTGGGGCAGTTCCTGGCCGGCCATGGCGTGGAAATCCTGTCCACCGGCGGCTCCGCCAAGGCGCTGGCCGCCGCCGGCGTGCCGGTGACGGAGGTCGCAGACCACACCGGCTTCCCGGAAATCATGGATGGCCGCGTGAAGACGCTGCACCCGACGATCCACGGCGGGCTGCTGGCGCGCCGCGATCTGCCGGAGCATGTCGCGGCGATGGAGGCCAACGGCATCGCCCCCATCGATCTTCTGGTGGTCAATCTCTACCCGTTCGAGGCGACCGTCGCGAAGGGCGCGGATTTCGACGAAGCCATCGAGAATATCGATATCGGCGGCCCGGCGATGATCCGCGCGGCAGCGAAGAATCACGGCTTCGTGGCCGTGGTGGTCGATCCCGCCGACTATGCCCCGCTGAAGCAGGAGATGGCGGAGAACAAGGGCGCGGTCTCGCTGGCGCTGCGCCGGAAGCTGGCCGCCGCCGCCTATGCCCGCACCGGCGCCTATGACGCAGCGATCTCCACCTGGTTCGCCGGCCAGCTGGGCGATACTTTCCCGCGCCGCATCGCCATCGGCGGCGAGTTGAAGCAGGTGCTGCGCTATGGCGAGAACCCGCACCAGCAGGCCGCTTTCTATACCGGCGGCGCGCCGCGTATCGGCATCGCCACGGCGACCCAGGTGCAGGGTAAGGAGCTCAGCTTCAACAATCTGAACGACACTGACGCCGCCTTCGAGCTGGTATCCGAGTTCACCGAGCCCGCCGTCGCCATCATCAAGCACGCCAACCCGTGCGGCGTGGCGCAGGGCGCGGATATCGCCGAGGCCTATGCAAGGGCGCTGCGCTGCGACCCGGTCAGCGCCTTCGGCGGCATCATCGCGGTGAACCGCACGCTGGACGCCGCCACGACGGAACAGATCTCCCGCATCCTGACCGAAGTCATCATCGCGCCCGACGCCGATGATGAGGCGAAGGAACTGCTGGCGAAGAAGAAGAATCTCCGCCTGCTGCTGACCGGTGGCATGCCCGACCCGCGCGCCGGCGGCATGACGCTGCGTTCGCTGGCCGGCGGCTATCTGCTGCAGACCCGCGACAATGGCCATATCACGGCATCCGACCTGAAGGTGGTGACGAAGCGCCAGCCGACCGACAAGGAAATTGCCGATCTGCTGTTCGCCTTCACCGTCTGCAAGCATGTGAAGTCGAACGCTATCGTCTATGTGAAGGACGGCGCCACCGTCGGCATCGGCGCCGGGCAGATGAGCCGCGTCGATTCCTCGCGCATCGCCGCCAGCAAGTCACAGGACGCGGCGGAAGCCGCCGGCGAGACGGAGGCGCTGACGAGAGGGTCCGTGGTCGCGTCCGATGCCTTCTTCCCCTTCGCCGACGGTCTTCTGGCCGCCGTCGAGGCCGGGGCCACCGCCGTCATCCATCCGGGCGGCTCGATGCGCGACAATGAGGTGATCGCCGCCGCCGACGAGGCCGGCATCGCCATGGTGTTCACCGGCATGCGGCATTTCCGGCACTGA
- a CDS encoding DMT family transporter yields MLYRYHRLPPALKGLLLMLVATAAFASMHAAIRHASTGLHPFEIAFFRNFFMLILLLPVLQRVGFGVLRTRHLGLYALRGALNTVAMLSFFFALSITPLVQVTALGFSAPLFATLGAALILGEVVRMRRWVAMIIGFAGTLIILRPGLVEIDTGSMLVLFSSAMWALALLCIKKLSATESSVAITAYMAIFMAPMTLVAAIPFWQWPTLEQYAALALIAFLGTIAQTCMNQALHEADASTVLPVDFAKLIWTTALGYILFAEIPDLWTYAGGALIFGAATYIGVRESQLQRKDKGKTLG; encoded by the coding sequence GTGCTGTACCGCTATCACCGCCTGCCACCGGCCCTGAAGGGGCTGCTGCTGATGCTGGTGGCGACGGCGGCCTTCGCCTCGATGCACGCCGCGATCCGCCACGCCTCGACCGGTCTGCATCCGTTCGAGATCGCCTTCTTCCGCAATTTCTTCATGCTGATCCTGCTGCTGCCGGTGCTGCAGCGGGTCGGCTTCGGCGTGCTGCGCACCCGGCATCTCGGCCTATACGCGCTGCGCGGTGCGCTGAACACGGTGGCGATGCTGAGCTTCTTCTTCGCCCTGTCGATCACGCCGCTGGTGCAGGTGACGGCGCTGGGCTTCTCCGCCCCGCTGTTCGCCACGCTGGGCGCAGCGCTGATCCTGGGCGAGGTGGTGCGGATGCGGCGCTGGGTGGCGATGATCATCGGCTTCGCCGGCACGCTGATCATCCTGCGGCCCGGCCTCGTCGAGATTGATACCGGCTCCATGCTGGTGCTGTTCTCCTCCGCCATGTGGGCGCTGGCGCTGCTGTGCATCAAGAAGCTGTCGGCCACCGAATCCAGCGTCGCCATCACCGCCTATATGGCAATCTTCATGGCGCCGATGACGCTGGTCGCCGCCATTCCCTTCTGGCAATGGCCGACGCTGGAGCAATATGCCGCGCTGGCGCTGATCGCCTTCCTCGGCACCATCGCGCAGACCTGCATGAACCAGGCGCTGCACGAGGCCGACGCCTCCACCGTGCTGCCGGTCGATTTCGCCAAGCTGATCTGGACCACGGCGCTGGGCTATATCCTGTTCGCAGAAATCCCGGACCTGTGGACCTATGCCGGCGGCGCCCTGATCTTCGGCGCGGCGACCTATATCGGCGTCCGCGAATCGCAACTGCAGCGCAAGGACAAGGGCAAAACACTGGGTTGA
- a CDS encoding polysaccharide biosynthesis protein gives MTNRQVQRIIVTNLHDIAMAAVSFLLSLYLRFGDAVLTLDRNTVLLAFGVFVVAATGVIAAMRLDRGIWRYASVGDVMQILRVVALTNLLFLAALFLITRLDDIPRSLVIINLFVMTALLAGPRLMYRVLKDRALLGVLERDSQRRVPVLLVGAGDEADLFIREMSRLRLAPYRVVGVIDHKAGRVGRKIRDIEVMGTFEELPRIVDELDRRGLRPERMIITPKRVEGTDVRELLAIGDRLGIKLSRLPRLTNLEGRFDTEIEIKPIDVEDLLGRPQTVLNRDAVSALIAGRRVLVTGAGGTIGGELVRQISDLGPARLTLMDNAEFQLYEIDLEVSEHHPDLSRVAILGDVRDRLRVSDVFARERPDVVFHAAALKHVPMVEANPNEGVLTNVIGTRNVADACVESGVPTMVLISTDKAINPASMMGATKRLAEAYCQSLDILERRRAGGPRTRFTTVRFGNVLGSTGSVVPLFQRQLARGGPLTVTDPEMKRYFLTVREAVELVLQACTLTDPHVEEGGAIVVLDMGEPIRILDLAQQMIRLAGLTPGVDIDIVYTGPRPGEKLHEELFHGLEALQPTSLSGLQIATPRTVDHALLNRALEELGEAARTRRTDQTLALVHRLVPEYQGEPLALRKVEPGE, from the coding sequence GTGACGAACCGCCAAGTACAGCGGATTATTGTCACCAACCTGCACGACATCGCCATGGCAGCGGTGTCCTTCCTGCTGTCACTCTATCTGCGCTTTGGCGATGCGGTGCTGACGCTGGACCGAAACACGGTCCTGCTGGCCTTCGGCGTGTTCGTGGTGGCGGCGACCGGTGTCATCGCCGCAATGCGGCTGGACCGCGGCATCTGGCGCTACGCCTCGGTCGGCGATGTGATGCAAATCCTGCGCGTCGTCGCGCTGACCAACCTGCTGTTCCTGGCCGCCCTGTTCCTCATCACCCGGCTGGACGATATTCCCCGCTCGCTGGTGATCATCAACCTCTTCGTGATGACCGCCCTGCTGGCTGGTCCGCGCCTGATGTACCGCGTCCTGAAGGACCGCGCCCTGCTGGGCGTGCTGGAGCGCGACAGCCAGCGCCGCGTCCCGGTGCTGCTGGTCGGCGCCGGCGACGAGGCCGACCTGTTCATCCGCGAGATGAGCCGCCTGCGCCTCGCCCCTTACCGGGTGGTCGGCGTCATCGATCACAAGGCCGGCCGGGTCGGCCGCAAGATCCGCGACATCGAGGTCATGGGCACCTTCGAGGAACTGCCGCGCATTGTCGATGAGCTGGACCGGCGCGGGCTCCGGCCCGAGCGCATGATCATCACGCCCAAGCGCGTCGAGGGCACGGATGTGCGCGAGCTGCTGGCGATCGGCGACCGGCTGGGCATCAAGCTGTCGCGTCTGCCGCGCCTGACCAATCTCGAAGGCCGTTTCGATACCGAAATTGAGATCAAGCCGATCGATGTCGAGGATCTGCTCGGCCGCCCGCAGACCGTGCTGAACCGCGATGCGGTAAGCGCGCTGATCGCCGGGCGCCGGGTGCTGGTGACCGGTGCCGGCGGCACCATCGGCGGCGAACTGGTACGCCAGATCAGCGATCTGGGGCCGGCGCGGCTGACCCTCATGGATAATGCCGAGTTCCAGCTTTACGAGATCGATCTGGAAGTGTCGGAGCACCATCCCGACCTGTCGCGCGTCGCCATCCTGGGCGATGTGCGCGACCGCTTGCGGGTGTCCGACGTGTTTGCCCGCGAACGGCCCGATGTTGTGTTCCACGCCGCCGCGCTGAAGCATGTACCGATGGTCGAGGCGAACCCGAACGAGGGCGTGCTGACCAATGTGATCGGCACCCGCAACGTCGCCGATGCCTGCGTCGAATCCGGCGTGCCGACCATGGTGCTGATCTCCACCGACAAGGCGATCAACCCGGCCAGCATGATGGGCGCCACCAAGCGCCTGGCCGAGGCCTATTGCCAGTCGCTGGACATTCTGGAGCGCCGCCGCGCCGGTGGCCCGCGCACCCGCTTCACCACGGTGCGTTTCGGCAATGTGCTGGGCTCCACCGGCTCGGTCGTGCCGCTGTTCCAACGCCAGCTGGCGCGCGGCGGGCCGCTGACCGTGACCGATCCGGAGATGAAGCGCTATTTCCTCACCGTGCGCGAGGCGGTGGAGCTGGTGCTGCAGGCCTGCACCCTCACCGACCCGCATGTCGAGGAAGGCGGCGCCATCGTCGTGCTGGATATGGGCGAACCGATCCGCATCCTCGATCTCGCCCAGCAGATGATCCGGCTGGCCGGCCTGACGCCGGGCGTCGATATCGACATCGTCTATACCGGTCCGCGCCCCGGCGAGAAGCTGCATGAAGAGCTGTTCCATGGCCTGGAGGCCTTGCAGCCGACCAGCCTGAGCGGCCTGCAGATCGCCACGCCGCGCACCGTCGATCATGCCCTGCTGAACCGGGCGCTGGAGGAGCTGGGCGAGGCGGCGCGCACCCGGCGCACCGACCAGACCCTGGCGCTGGTCCACCGGCTGGTGCCGGAATATCAGGGCGAGCCGCTTGCCTTGCGCAAGGTCGAGCCGGGGGAGTAA